The uncultured Flavobacterium sp. genome includes the window ATATCTTTCATCTTTTTTAGTTCTGTATTATTGAATACCTAACAGGTTTTTAAAACCTGTTAGGTATCATATTTAAATATTAATATCCAGGATTTTGAGTTAAAAGTCCTGCTGAGGCATCTACTTCTGATTGCGGAATTGGATACAGCATATGTTTGTCTAAGAAATTTTTTCCGTGAGCAGTCATTACTTCTTTAGCAATTCCCCATCTTTTTAAATCGGGCATTCTTTGATTTTCAAAACCAAGTTCTGCTCTTCTTTCAGAAATCAACCAAGCTTTTACAACAGCTTTATCTCCAGAATTTGGTCTGTCTGGTAATGTTCCTGCTGGCGGTGGAGGGCCAACTGTAGTAACTGCCATCGTTTCCGGTGGATTAGTTGTAGAATTAGGGTCTATAACTCTAACGGTAACGGTTGTTACTGTATTTCTTGCTCTTGTTCTAATTTTGTTTATAATGTCAATAGCGCCTGAATAATTACCTGTTTCATTAAGTGCTTCTGCTTTCCAAAGTAAAACATCAGCATAGCGAATCAGAACTTTATTGTTTGGAGCGTCATCATCGCCTTTGTTCCCGCCATTTGTAGTTCCTAAAAGTTTATTAACCCATTGTTCAGGAGCATTTACGGTATATGATTTTCTAGGATCATTAGGTTCAAACGAAGCTAAGAAATCGGCGCTTGGAGCAAAAAATCCCCATCCAAGAGGTGCACAAATTCCGTTTCCTTTTCTTGGATCAGCTTGTCTAACGTGGTTGTAAGAGAAAATCACTTCATTGTCTGTATATTCCGTATTCATATTAAAGTTATCAAAATAATTGGCATCAAGACTATAAAATCCTGTCGTTTCTAATTCTGATACTAAAGTAGTTACACTCGCCCAATCTTTATTGTATAACGCCGTTTTAGCCAGAAGAGCAATAACTGCTCCTTTAGAAACTCTCCATTTTTCTGTACTTGAGGAGTATTTTGAGTTTGGTAAAAGTGTTTTTGCTGTTTCTAAATCGGTTTTAATCTGACTCCATACAGTTTCTTTTGGAGCTCTTACGGCTTTATCAAAAGCTTCCTGATATGTTTTTATGGGAGCCAGAATCAAAGGCACATCGCCAAAATTGGTTACTAATGAAAAGTAATAGTATGAGCGTAGAAAATAAGCTTCACCCAGTAATTGGTTTTTTCTTTGGGTAGTAATTCCGGTAATTGATTCAATATCTGGATTTAATAGAAAATTCAATGCAATGTTGGTTCTTTTGATACCTTCATAATCGTATTTCCATAATCCGTTTGGACCGCCATTTGTCGAAGTAAAAGTAAAATTATTGATTTCATCCATCCAGGATTGATCGCCATCCGGAGACCATTTTTTTTCCATATCATCAGATGCGATATCATCTATTATAATATCATTTTGAAATACTAAACCTCCATTCCAATCCCAATTTGCCAACTGATTTAATCTGTTGGATAACATATCGTAAGAAGAAGTTACAGAACTTTCTACAGAGGTTAATGTTGGTTTAGAATTGGCTTGTTCCAAAGTTAATGCCCCTACAGGTTCAGTAGTAAGTTCATCCTGGCAGCTTGTTAAGGCCAGCGCAATCAGTAT containing:
- a CDS encoding RagB/SusD family nutrient uptake outer membrane protein, translated to MKYKYITAILIALALTSCQDELTTEPVGALTLEQANSKPTLTSVESSVTSSYDMLSNRLNQLANWDWNGGLVFQNDIIIDDIASDDMEKKWSPDGDQSWMDEINNFTFTSTNGGPNGLWKYDYEGIKRTNIALNFLLNPDIESITGITTQRKNQLLGEAYFLRSYYYFSLVTNFGDVPLILAPIKTYQEAFDKAVRAPKETVWSQIKTDLETAKTLLPNSKYSSSTEKWRVSKGAVIALLAKTALYNKDWASVTTLVSELETTGFYSLDANYFDNFNMNTEYTDNEVIFSYNHVRQADPRKGNGICAPLGWGFFAPSADFLASFEPNDPRKSYTVNAPEQWVNKLLGTTNGGNKGDDDAPNNKVLIRYADVLLWKAEALNETGNYSGAIDIINKIRTRARNTVTTVTVRVIDPNSTTNPPETMAVTTVGPPPPAGTLPDRPNSGDKAVVKAWLISERRAELGFENQRMPDLKRWGIAKEVMTAHGKNFLDKHMLYPIPQSEVDASAGLLTQNPGY